A region from the Xenopus laevis strain J_2021 chromosome 4S, Xenopus_laevis_v10.1, whole genome shotgun sequence genome encodes:
- the hsbp1.S gene encoding heat shock factor binding protein 1 S homeolog, with translation MSETDPKTVQDLTVVVQNLLQQMQDKFQTMSDQIIGRIDDMSTRIDDLEKNIADLMTQAGVEEEETANKQQQQPPPK, from the exons ATGTCGGAGACAGACCCCAAAACTGTGCAGGACCTGACCGTGGTG GTGCAAAATTTGCTTCAGCAAATGCAAGACAAGTTCCAGACCATGTCAGATCAGATTATTGGAAGAA TTGATGACATGAGCACTCGTATAGATGACCTGGAGAAAAATATTGCAGACCTCATGACACAGGCAGGAGTGGAAGAAGAAGAGACTGCAAACAAG cAGCAGCAACAGCCGCCGCCAAAATAG